GCCATGCCTCGCAACGGCTTACCGCCGATGATCGGCGAGTAGCCGACGACGGGCGCCGAGGCCGCTCGCAGTGCGGCCCGGATGCCGGGCACTGCGAGGATAGCGCCGACGCTGACCACCGGGTTCGACGGTGCCAGCATGATGGCGTCGGCCTCGGCGATTGCGACAAGTGCTTCGTTTGTGGCGCTTGCCTTTTCGGCCCCCACGAACGCGAAGCTGTGGGTGGGCACTTGGGCGCGGTACCGTACCCACCACTCCTGGAAGTGGATCGCCCGCCGGGTCGCGGATTCTGGGTCGGTGATCACGACGTGCGTTTCGCAACGGTCGTCGCTGACCGGTAGCAACAGTGCTCCGGGTTGCCAACGGTCGCACAGTGCCGAGGTGATCTGTGTCAGCGGGTAGCCGGCGTTGAGCATCTGGGTGCGTACCAGGTGCGTGGCCAAATCACGGTCGCCGAGTCCGAACCAGTCGGGCGCTACGCCATAGCGCGCGAGTTCCTCCTTGGCGTGCCAGGTTTCGTCACGGTGACCCCAGCCGCGTTCCGGGTCCACACCGCCGCCCAGGGTGTACATGCAGGTGTCGAGGTCGGGGCAGACCCGCACCCCGTGGATCCAGGCGTCGTCGCCAATGTTGACCACGGCCCGCAAGTCGTGGCCGTTATCCCCGGATTGAGCAAACTGGCCGAGGCCCAGCAGCTGCTGCACCCCGAGCAGGAATCGGGCACCCCCGACGCCGCCGACGAGAACGGTGACCTTCACACCGCAGGACAGTACCCCCGCGCGTGTGGCATGGTGGTTCCGGTAACCGCTGTGGCGCAAGGGACTTGTGATGAATCTGTGGCCGACACGCCGCGTCCCTACCACAACAGAATCGCCGAAATTCGATC
The nucleotide sequence above comes from Mycobacterium vicinigordonae. Encoded proteins:
- the cofD gene encoding 2-phospho-L-lactate transferase — its product is MKVTVLVGGVGGARFLLGVQQLLGLGQFAQSGDNGHDLRAVVNIGDDAWIHGVRVCPDLDTCMYTLGGGVDPERGWGHRDETWHAKEELARYGVAPDWFGLGDRDLATHLVRTQMLNAGYPLTQITSALCDRWQPGALLLPVSDDRCETHVVITDPESATRRAIHFQEWWVRYRAQVPTHSFAFVGAEKASATNEALVAIAEADAIMLAPSNPVVSVGAILAVPGIRAALRAASAPVVGYSPIIGGKPLRGMADACLSVIGVESTAQAVGQYYGARSSTGILDCWLVHDGDSAEIDGVTTRSIPLMMSNPAATAEMVRAGLEIAGVTE